In Candidatus Methylomirabilota bacterium, the DNA window GGACTTCGTCGAGATGTTCGTGGGGGTGGGCGCCTCGCGCGTGCGCGATCTCTTCGAGCAGGGCAAGAAGCACGCCCCCTGCATCATCTTCATGGACGAGATCGACGCGGTGGGCCGGCACCGGGGCGCGGGACTGGGCGGGGGCCACGACGAGCGCGAGCAGACCCTCAACCAGCTCCTCGTCGAGATGGACGGCTTCGAGACCAATGAAGGCGTCATCCTCATCGCCGCCACCAATCGTCCCGACGTCCTCGACCCCGCCCTCCTGCGCCCCGGCCGCTTCGACCGGCAGGTGGTGGTGGCGCGGCCCGACGTCAAGGGGCGCGAGGAGATTCTCCGCGTCCACGCGCGGCGCATCCCCCTGGCCCCCAAGGTCGACCTCATGGTCCTGGCGCGCGGCACCTCGGGTTTCTCGGGGGCCGACCTCGCCAACCTGGTGAACGAAGCCGCGCTGCTCGCGGCGCGTCAGGACAAGAAGGTCGTGGAGATGATCGATTTCGAGAACGCCAAGGACAAGGTGCTCATGGGCGTGGAGCGGCGCTCCATGATCATCCCCGAGTCCGAGAAGCGCACCACCGCCTATCACGAGGGCGGCCATGCCCTCGTGGCCTATCTCCTGCCGGGCGCCGACCCTCTGCACAAGGTGACCATCATTCCGCGCGGGCGCGCCCTCGGCCTCACCATGCAGCTGCCCACCGACGATCGCTACAGCTACTCGAAGGAGTACCTGGTCAACCAGATCACCATCCTGCTGGGTGGCCGCTCGGCCGAGGAGATCGTCTTCCAGCAGCAGACCACCGGCGCCGGCAATGATCTCGAGAAGGCGACCGACGTGGCGCGCAAGATGGTCTGCGAGTGGGGCATGTCGGACAAGATGGGGCCGCTGACCTTCGGAAAAGCGGAAGAGCATATCTTCCTCGGCCGCGAGGTGTCGCGGCCGAAGGACTACAGCGAAGAGACGGCCATCCTCATCGACTCCGAGATCAAGCGCATCGTCACGGACTGCGCGGTGCGCGCCCGCCAGCTCCTCGAGACCAATCTCGAGAAGCTTCATATCCTTGCCCGGGCCCTGCTCGAGCGCGAGACTCTGGACGGCGAGGAAATCAACAGGATCCTGATCGCGCGGCCCTTCCAGGAAGCCCCCGCCCCCGCCTGATCCGGCGTCATTCAGCCGCCGACCCGCCGGTCTGGCCGCGTACCCCAAGGCCGTAATTCGGCTGCCGTGGTTGCTCTCGGCAGTGGTATTTTGACCTCGTGACCTCTCCGATCCGCGCGACTCTGGCCGGCGTCCACCTCGGAGATGGCCAGGATGTGGCCGTGATGGGCGCCATCAACGTCAGCCCCGGATCCTTTTACCCGGGATCCGTGGTCACCGCGGCCGATGAGCTCCTGCGCACGGCCGAGCGCATG includes these proteins:
- the ftsH gene encoding ATP-dependent zinc metalloprotease FtsH; translated protein: DFVEMFVGVGASRVRDLFEQGKKHAPCIIFMDEIDAVGRHRGAGLGGGHDEREQTLNQLLVEMDGFETNEGVILIAATNRPDVLDPALLRPGRFDRQVVVARPDVKGREEILRVHARRIPLAPKVDLMVLARGTSGFSGADLANLVNEAALLAARQDKKVVEMIDFENAKDKVLMGVERRSMIIPESEKRTTAYHEGGHALVAYLLPGADPLHKVTIIPRGRALGLTMQLPTDDRYSYSKEYLVNQITILLGGRSAEEIVFQQQTTGAGNDLEKATDVARKMVCEWGMSDKMGPLTFGKAEEHIFLGREVSRPKDYSEETAILIDSEIKRIVTDCAVRARQLLETNLEKLHILARALLERETLDGEEINRILIARPFQEAPAPA